The genomic region TTCACGACCGAAACGCCGCCCAGACTCGTGGTTCCGGCATTGCTCAAGGTCACGTTGTTGCCGGTCCACGGGTCCTGCGACCACATGATGCCGCGCATCGATTCCTTCTGTTCGAACTTGGAGTAGTAAACGTCGAGAATGCTGTGCAGGAACTCGTTGGGCTTGTATTCCAGCACGCCCATCACGCCATCGCGAACCTGGTCGCGCGAGCGCGCCCAGATTTCGGCGCCTTCCATCATCGCCGCGTCGGCCGGCTTGCCGGGAACGGGCGCGCCCCAGCGGGTCGTGTTACCCCACCACCAAGCCTTGAAATGCTGTTCCTGGAACGGCGAATCCAGTTCGGCGACACCGATGGCGATGCCGACGGTGTTGTCCGCGAACTGGTCGACATACGACGCGCTGACCCGGTAGCCGGTATTGCTGCCGTCATGATTCTGCTTGCCCAGCGTGTTGTATTCGCCGCGGGCATTGGCCACGAAGCGGCGCTGGCCGACGGTCAACGGACGAATGGTCCGCAGGTCGACGGTGCCCGACAGACCCTGCCCGATCACGCTGGCATCGGGTGTCTTGTAGACGACGGCCGAATCGAGCAGTTCCGACGGGTACTGGTCGAACTCGACGCCGCGGTTGTCACCGGTGCTGACCTGCTCGCGGCCGTTGAGCAGGGTCGCCGCGAAATCGGGCGACATGCCGCGGATCGCGATGACCTGCGCGCGACCGTCCACGCGCTGGGCCGCCAGACCCGGCAGCCGCGCCAACGATTCGGCGATGCTCACGTCGGGCAGTTTTCCGAGGTCCTCGGACGACACCGCTTCGACGATCGAGCTGGATTCCTGCTTGGTCACGCGGGATGTTTCGATACTGCGACGCAGGCCGGTGACGACGATCGCGTCCAGCTCTTGTTCTTCTTCTTTGGCCGAGTCCTGCGCGGCTGCGGAGAACGACAACACGGCCAGGGAGCAAGCGGCGGCCAGCGCGCACTTCCGGATTCCGGAATAGGCCGGCGCTGCGGGTTTCTTATAAGTACGGATCATGGGTGTCATTGCTCCCCCTCATCGGATGCAAGTTGTTGACAGCGCTGTCAAATACATGTAATTCAGCACTGTGTCAATACCGATGCACGAATCAATAGTCGATATGCCGGGAATACCTTTCTGCAGCGCGTCATCCCACTGCAACAGGCGGTGCATTTTTGCTGCACTGCAATATCGGTATTGCGCGGAATTTTCGCCTCTCTGCACCGCAGTTCGCGGGAAGGAATACGCAACATGAAATCGTTCTGCGTCCTGTCGCTCGCGGCCCTGTCGTCCCTGTTTTCCTTCGACGGCGCTGCTGCGGACCTTTCAGCCGCAGATCGGGATTCCGCGCCCACGATCCAGGTCTGGGCGACGACATCGGATCGCAGCTACGCACTGACCCCCCTGCCTGCGGCCACGACCGGCGATGCTTCGACATCCGATGTCCGGATCGCGATCGACCCCGGCCAGCGCTATCAGGACATCCTGGGTTTCGGTGCTGCGGTGACGGACACATCGGCATGGCTGATCCAGCGGCGGATGCGTGCGGACCAGCGCAAGGCCCTGCTCCGGGAACTGTTCGGTCGCGATGGCGGCATCGGCCTGGGCTTCACCCGGATGACCATCGGCGCGTCCGATTTCTCATTGAGTCATTACAACCTCGACGACCCGCCGCGCGGCAAAGCCGATCACAAACTGCGTTATTTCCGCGTCGCGCCGCAGGCGCAGGACGTGTTCACCGTGGTGCGCGCCGCGCGTGCGATCAATCCGCAGCTGCAGACGATGGCCTCGCCGTGGAGCGCGCCGGCCTGGATGAAGAGCGGCGGCAGCATGATCAAGGGCACGCTGCGCGAAGACGCCCACGACGCGTTCGCCCGCTACCTGCTGAAGTACCTCGACGCCGCCGCCTCGAAAGGCGTGCCGATCTTCGCGCTGACCGTGCAGAACGAACCCGCGTTCGAGCCCGAGAACTATCCCGGCATGCGCCTGGGCGCAGCCCAGCGGATCGCATTGATCGGAAAACATCTGGGGCCGTTGCTGGAGGCCTCGGGCCGCGACGTCCGGATCCTCGACTGGGACCACAACTGGGACATGCCCGAAGAACCCACCGCCGTCCTCTCGGATCCCGAAGCCTCGGCATATGTGGATGGCGTGGCATGGCACTGCTATGGCGGCGACATCGCCGCGCAATCGCAGGTGCATGACCGGTTTCCGTCGAAAAGCGTCTACCTCACCGAATGCTCCGGCGGCGACTGGGAACCGGTGCGCAGCGGCGGCATGACCATGCTGGCGCGGCAGTTGATCATCGGCGGCACCCGTCACTGGGCGCGCGGGGTGTTGTTGTGGAATCTGGCGCTGGACGAGACCGCCGGCCC from Lysobacter sp. harbors:
- a CDS encoding glycosyl hydrolase, which codes for MKSFCVLSLAALSSLFSFDGAAADLSAADRDSAPTIQVWATTSDRSYALTPLPAATTGDASTSDVRIAIDPGQRYQDILGFGAAVTDTSAWLIQRRMRADQRKALLRELFGRDGGIGLGFTRMTIGASDFSLSHYNLDDPPRGKADHKLRYFRVAPQAQDVFTVVRAARAINPQLQTMASPWSAPAWMKSGGSMIKGTLREDAHDAFARYLLKYLDAAASKGVPIFALTVQNEPAFEPENYPGMRLGAAQRIALIGKHLGPLLEASGRDVRILDWDHNWDMPEEPTAVLSDPEASAYVDGVAWHCYGGDIAAQSQVHDRFPSKSVYLTECSGGDWEPVRSGGMTMLARQLIIGGTRHWARGVLLWNLALDETAGPHAGGCGNCRGVVTIDSRTGAVTRNDEYYVLAHASRFVRPGAHRIESSAGADDVDNVAFTNADDGSVALIVTNSSTSPRTIAVAYAGRTFRYALVPKSLYTFTWPGRAAAR